Part of the Paludisphaera borealis genome, CGGCGATTTCACGCTGTCGGCCGACTTCGTCGTCAAGAAGATTCCCAAGCCGGCGATCGAGGACGGCGTGGCGATCGGCCTGGCGATCGCCTTCAACGACATCACCCAGCCCGACGTCACCTTCATCCGCCTCACCGAGACCACCGGCGCCGAGGTTTATCGCGCCTTCGACAAGGCGTCGGCCGACCCCAATCAGATGCAGAATCAGATGATGATGCAAATGCAGATGGGGGGAATGGTCATGATGCGAGGCGGGATGCCGCCCGGCGGCAAGCCTCCCAAGCCCCCGAGGCGGACGTTCCCGGCGGCCGGCGAATCGGTCCGCCTGGAGCTGCAGCGCGAGGGGCAGGTCATCCGGTTTCAGGTCCTCGACGGCAAGTCGGCCAAGCCTCGGTATCTCGGCCAGATTCCGACTCAGGGGCCGATGGACATAGCGGCCGTCAAGCTGTTCGTCGTCAACCGCAACGGCGCCGAGCCGATCAACGTGCTGTTCAAGGACCTGAAGCTTCGCGCCGACCGCATCAGCGGCCTGGGCGCCACCGTCCGTTCCGTGTTCGACGAGGTCGTCTACGGCGAGCCGACGTCGATCGAGAACGGCGTGCTCATCGTCGGCGGCCAGCCCAAGACGCCCGCCGCCGGCGCGACCCCGAACCCGGCCGCCGCCATGCCCGCGGCGATGCCGCCGGGGATGGTCACAACGCGCGTTCGGGCCGGTCGGGTCATCGCCGCCCCCGCGGGAGCGATGGTCGTGATGGCTGCTCCCGTCGCGGCGGCTCCGGTGCAGGTCGCGGCGGCTCCGGTTCAGGCCGCCGCCCCGGCCGCGGCTGCCGCGGCTCCGGCTCAGGCGCCGGCCAAACCGGCGGACCCCAAGAAGCCGGCCGACGTGTTCGCCGCCGACGCCGCGCCGTCGGACGTCTTCGCCGACTCGAAGAAGCCGGTCGACGTGTTCGCCGCCGACGCCGCGCCGTCGGACGTCTTCGCCGATCCGGCGGGCTTGCTCGCGCAGGCGACGCTCCCGAAGCCCAAGGCCAAGATCCCGCTCGACGAGGTCGAGAGCATCCGGTTCGAGCGGACTCCGACCTTGACCGCGCGGCTGATCGGCCAGCCGAACCTCGACTTCACCCAGGCCGCCCCGACGCCGGAAGAAGCCGCCAAGGCGGCCGAGGCGGCGAAGAAGCCCGACGATCCCAAGAAGAAAGCCGACGACAAGAAGCCCGACGGCAGCGACGACGTCGCGGCGCCCGCGCCCGGGACGACGATCGTGCGGACGGCCAAGATCGACCCCAAGAAGAACGGGATTCGCGACCTGCAAATCGCCCTCTTCGGCCTTCGCCCCTCGAAGATCCGCCAGGTCATGGTCAACTGCCAGACCGACAAGGGCGCCACGGTCTGGCAGCTCGACACCACCGGCTCGCAGAGCTGGCCGCTGGTGGTCCACCGGGCCGGCACCGAGATCTCGGCCGATCTTTTTCTTGAGCCTCCGCCGGCCGACTGCCATCAGAAGAGCTTCACGATCAACATCACCTACGAGGACAATCAGTCGGCCAACGCCAACTTCCAGGCTGACAAGCATTGCGATCCCAAGCTGGCCGTCGACCCCAAGACGCCGGGGGTCGAGGCGCTCGACGCCTGGGTCTATCTGACGGGCGATGAGAAGCTGTTCGGCAAGCTGGGCGACGTCGTCGACGACAAGCTTCATCTCGCGACCCCCTGGAACGACCAGCTTGAAATCCCGCTGGCGCGGGTCGCCGCCGTCCATCTCGGCCTGCTCGACCGCAAGGAGACCCCCGAGTCGTTCGCCAAGCGGCTGAAGGCGCGCGGGTCGGAAGACCTGCTGCTGGCGCAGACCCGGAAGGGCGAGGTCGTCGCCATCGCCGGCGTGCTCGAAAGCATCAAGGGGGACCGCCTGAGCTTTCTTTACCAGGGGAAGTCGCGCTCCTTGCCGCTCAAGCAGGTCGAGGGGCTGATCGTCGCCGCCCGTTCGGAATCGCGTCATGACGAGCTGCGGCCGACCTTCACGATGGCGGGCGAGGTGGCGGTGTCGGGCCGCTGGAAGGACCTCGACGCGACCGTCTGGAAGGTCGAGGCGCCGTGGGGGCAGGAGATGAAGCTGCCGGCCGCCGAGATCCAGGAGGTTCGCTTCCGGGGCGGCAAGATGACGTACCTGTCGGACCTGGAGCCGACCAAGGTCGAGGAGGCCTCGTACTTCGGCCATCGGTTCCCCTGGCGGCGCAACGTCGGCCTGACGGGCGACAAGCTCAAGATGAACGGCGAGATCTACGAGCGCGGGATCGCCGTCCACTCGCGATCGGTGCTGACCTACGATCTCGACGGCCGCTTCGAGACGTTCGAGACCCTGGTCGGGTTCGACGACGCCGCGCGGGGCAAGGGCCGGGTCGTGTGCCGGGTCTTCGCCGACGGCAAGGAGATCTACGCCAATCCCGACCTCCGGGCCGACGCTCCGCCGGTCGCCTTGAAGCTGTCGGTCGCGTCGGCCCAGCAGCTCCGGCTCGAAGTCGATTACGGTCGCGAGCAAGACACCGGCGACCGCGTGATCTGGGCCAACGCCCGCCTCTTCCGCTCGACGGCGCCGAAGCCCGTCGTGGCGATCTCGCGATGACCGGCCCCGGCTAAGATTCTGGACAAGGTGATTCGACCCATGCGTACGCCGCTCGCCCGATTCCTCGGTTCGACCCTTGCCCTCGTGCTGCTCCTGGGCGTTTCGTTGGCGTCCTCGGGTTTCGAGGACGGGGCCAAGCCTCCGTCGAAAGATCCGGGCAAAGCCGAGCCGCAGACGCCGATCGAGGTGAACGAATGGTCGATCTGGGTCGGCAACCCCGGCCAGACGACGATCAACTCCCTCAAGTTCTACCGCAACCCGATGCCGAACTCCGTCGGCACGAGCCGGCCGAAGCTCGACGACAAGGAACTGGCCGCGAAGTTTCCGATCGCGCCGGTGTCGATCGTCCAGTTCTTCGGCGACCCGAGCAAAGACGTGGACGTCGACCTCCGGGTCAAGAAGGGGAGCGTCCTCTCGCACTGGCCGGCGAGCAAGGAATACACCGGCCGCCTCCACTGGTTCGGCGCGGAGCTGAAGAACGAGCCGCCGGCGGGCGTCCCCCAGAGCTATCTGCCCGACGACCACTGGCTGCACAAGCTCCGCGAGAACGCGTCGGCCCTGTACCTCCGGTACGAGTCGCACTACGAGCGGTTCATCGCCTACGACGCGGAGCTGACGATCCCGATCCCGGTGAAGCTCCGGGGCGGGCCCGACGAGTATACGCTTCAGAACATGACCAATCGCCGCCTCGTCGACGTCGCGGTGATCGCCCCCAGCGACGACGGCTTCCGCGTCGGCTGGCTCGACGAGCTTCCCGCCGCGGCGACCGACAAGCAGGCCGAGGAAGAAGCGAAGGAGAAGGAAAAGAAGGCCGCCGAGGCGAAGAAGGCCGTCGATCCGGCGAAGAAGGCCGCCGACGACAAGGCGAAGGCCGACGGCCTGTTCCGCGAGGCCGAGGAGAAGCCCAAGGAGAAAGAGGAAGCCCTCCCCCCCTTGCCGGCCGAGGGCGACGCCACCGTGCAAGCCCGGGTCGATCAGCTTCTCAACCAGTCGATCACGCTGGTCGTCGAGCACGCTCCGCGCCGCGAACTGCTCAACATGGTCGGCACTCAGGCGCGGCTGCGGTTGGAGTTCGACGACCGCGCGATCGCCAAGGAGAAGATCGACCTGACCCAGCCGACGGGCCTCAAGGCCGCGGGGGTCGCCATCCGCGACGCGCTCGCCGACTTGCTGGGCAACGTCGGGCTCAGCTACCGCGTGACGGAGGAAGGCCGGCTGTACATCACCACGGCCGCCCGGCTCGCCGAGGAGGCGAACAAGAAAGGAGCCGTGGTCGAGGGGCCGCCCGTCAAGCTCGTGATGTCGCAGCCCCGCAAGCCGACCGACCCTTCCTATCACGAACTCACGCGCGACGCCATGACCCGACGCCTGGAAGGTCAAGGCCTCCGCAAGGACGTCGTCCAGTTGATCCTGGATACGCACGGGAAGGCGCTTTTCGAGCCGGGCGAGCTGATCGTCCTGGCCCACCTGGCGCGCGAGACGATCGACGAGACGGTGGTCCTCGACGTCTTTCCACCGCCGAAGAAGTTCGTGCGGTCGGCCCTGGTCGTCGTCCACGGCGTCGATCCCCGGCTTCAGGACCGGGCGCGCCAACTGGTGAAGCAGCTCGGCGATAAGGCGTACAAGACCCGCGAATCGGCCGAGTCCCGCCTCCTCGCCCTGGGGCCGGTCGCCGTCCCCGCCCTGGAAGACGCCCTCCGCGACAAGGACGTCGAGATCGCCTTCCGAGCCGAGCGGCTCCTGCTGAAACTTAATCGCTCGGTGCCCTGAAAACCGTCGGCCCATGAGGTCGCAATTCGTTTTCCTCGTGGCTGACTCGTCGAGCGGCATGCGCTTTGCGATATTTCCCCTTCGCCGCCGTGGAACCTCCCGCGTTTCGTTCACAGCTTGAACGATTCGCGGCTTGTCCTTGGATACGAAAGGGGACGAACGATGACTGCGCGGATCAAGCGTCGCGAGGACGTGAATCCGGAACGGGGCGAGCACGAGTACGGCGACGTCGTGTTCGCGGACTCCGTCAACAACAAGTATCCGATTGACAGTGCCGAGCACGTGCGCGCGGCGTGGAGCTACATCAACCACGCTGACAACGCCGCGAAGTATAGCGCTGACGAGGTGAAAACCATCAAGTCTCGCATCAAGAAAGCGGCCAAGACGCACGGCGTCGAGATCAGTGACGACTGACGGCCGCTTCGGCTCGACGTCGGCCCCAACCGAGACTTCATCTTCCTCAATGCCAACGGGAGTCGGTCCGGCGCAGAGTCCGGCCATCCCCGGATCGTTCCATCTGGAGTGAACATGACCCAGCAATCTTCGCCATCGGGCTCCGACAAGGCCGTCACTCGCGAGCAGCTCATCGCCCTTTTGAACGACGACCTGGCGCGCGAGTACCAGGCGATCATCGCCTACGTGGTGTACTCGCAGGTGTTGAAAGGGCCGGAATACATGGCGATCGCCGGCGAACTTGAGATCCATGCCGGCGAGGAACTGGCCCACGCCCTGACGATCGCCAAGCAGATCGATTACCTTGGCGGTATGCCTTGCGTCACACCCAAGCCGGTCAAGACGTCGGAGAAGGCCAAGGAGATGCTCCGCTTCGACCTCGACAACGAGAACGAGACGATTCGCAACTACCGCCAGCGCGTTCGCCAGTGCGAGACGCTCGGCGAGTACGCCCTGGCCGAACAACTTCGCTCGATCCTGGTTCAGGAGCAGGAGCACCAGATCGACCTGGCGACCGCCCTGGGCGTGGACGTCCCCGACGTCACCAAGCCGGACGAGCGCGCCTGAGGCGCATTCGGCGGACGACCTGGTTTTGGTGGCCGAACCTGGGCCGTTCGCCGAACACTATCAGACGGCCAATCCCGATTCAGCTCCGATTCGATAGGAACTCCACGATGGATGAGGAAGAATTGCATGAGGTCGAAGTCGTCATCGAACCTCGCTTCGAGCGACTGGAAGAGCTGGGCGTGAGCCTGGAAGAATTTGAAGAGGCGATTTCGAAGGCGCTGGACGAGTATCACGATCTGATCGAGAGCCAGGGCGATCCGGACGAGACCCCCAGCATCGATCAGCTCAGGGTCCAGATCGGGGACAGGGATTTCCTGCTCGGCGAGATTGCGGAAATCCAAATTACCGGCGACCTGGACTGACCGATCGGCGGGAAAGAAGTTCGAGGCGATATGAAGACCCACGATCCGACGACCGCCGCCACCGCGACCGCGTTCATCTTCGACCTCGACGGCACGCTCGTCGACAGCGTGTACCAGCACGTCCTCGCTTGGCACGAGGCGCTCTCGCAAGTGGGCATCAACCTGGCGGTCTGGACGATCCATCGCAAGATCGGCATGAGCGGCGGTCTGATGGCCAATGCGATCTTGCGCGAGACGGGCGTCGTGCTGAGCGCCGAGGAAGCCGGCAGCCTGGTGCGTCTCCACGCCGAGGCGTATGCGCGCCTGAGCAGCCAGGTCGTTCCGCTTCCCGGCGCGTGCGAGCTGCTCGCCTACCTGACCGAGATGAGGGCGCCTTGGGCGATCGCCACCAGCGCGCGGATCGCCGGCGCGCGGCCGACCCTGGAGGCGCTCGGCGTGCCGCCCGGCGTACCGATCGTCACCCGCGACGAGGTGGCGCACGCCAAGCCCGACCCCGATCTGTTCCTGGCCGCCGCCGAGCGGTTGAACGTGCCGATCACCAGCGCCGTGGTCGTCGGCGACAGCGTCTGGGACCTGCTGGCCGCGCGCCGCGCCCGGGCTCTGGGTGTCGGTCTGCTCTCAGGCGGCTACGGGCAAGACGAGCTCGAACGCGCGGGCGCGTATCGGGTTTACAACGATCCGGCCGATTTGCTGCTACATCTCGACGAAGTCGGCCTCCGATCCGTACCGTCGACGCGCCCCGCCGCTCCCTGACGAGAGCCGATCGCCGTCGATCACTCTCTGGAATCGCCTCGAAGGCGTGAGGAAATCGATCGATGCTGCCGTTGCGTCCGCCGCCGAAGGAGACGATCGAGGGGCTCTTGCCTCCTCCTCCCGATTTCCCCTGCTTTGCTCACAGCGACGTCGTCCCCTTTCAACCTACGGCGCTGGTGTCGAGCGTGTCGGCGACCGGCTCGTTCCAGGACGTTAACGCTTGGTGGCTGGCCGATGCGTCGCTGCTGGTCTATGGTGACGCGCCTTCGGTCAAAAGCCGGTTCAACCAATCGCCGCTGCCCGGTTTGGGATTCTCGATCGACTGGATCCACGACGGCGACGACATCCGAGGCATGGTCCTGAGCGCGGACGACGCCCTGGTGATCGTGTTTCGAGGGACGAAGCTTCAGCTTCCGGGCATTTCGAGCACTAATCCTCCAAGCATCGTCGACCTGATCCTCGGGAACGAGGACCTCAAGATCGACAGTCGCTTTCTCCCCGCGGCCAGCCGCGCCGGTGGGCTCGTGCATTCGGGTTTTCTAGAAGCCTTTGCGCGGATCAGCGACCGGCTCGACGCGGTCGTGAAGACGAGGAGCTCGGAGCAAAAGCTCTGGCTGGCCGGCCACAGCCTGGGAGGGGCCCTGGCCGTGCTCGCCTTGGCCCATCTGGCCGATGACGGGCCGATCGAAGGCGTTTATACGTACGGCTGCCCGCGCGTCGGCGACCGCGCGTTCGTCGACAGCCTTCCGCCTTGCGTCCATCGCCGGTTCGTGCACCGCGAGGACGTGATCGCGAAGCTTCCGCCGTCCTGGCCGTTCGCGTACGTCGACGCCGGCGAATTCCAGGCCGTCCCCGACGTGTCGCCGAGAGCGCTGCTGAGCGATCTGAATCAGAGCTTCAGCAACCTCGCGACGGCCCTGAAACGCTCGATCGAGCAGAAGCGGCTCGACGTCGGCGCAGTCCCCTTCAGCATCGGGGGACTGGCCGACCACGCGCCGGTCTACTACGCCACGCTTCTATGGAACGCTCTGGCGCAGGGCCTGAATCCGGACTGAGTGAGGGCGAGGCAAGTTTCAGTCGAACGACGTCAGACGCCGACCGGCTGCTTCATGAGCTTGGCGACGACCTTCTGGAGGCTGACCAGGTCGGCGGCGAACTTGCGGATGCCTTCGGAAAGCTTTTCGGTGGCCATGGCGTCTTCGTTGAGCATCCAGCGGAACGCCTTCTCGTCGAGGTGGATCTTGGACTCGGCGTCGCCGTTCTTGGTGTCGGGCGAGAGCCTGCGCGTGAGCGGCTGGTCGGTCTCCTCAAGCGTCTTGAGCAGCTCGGGAGCGATCGTCAGCAGGTCGCAGCCCGCGAGTTCGACGATCTCGCCGATGTTGCGGAAGCTCGCGCCCATGACCTCGGTCTTGTAGCCGTGGCTCTTGAAGTAGCGATAGATCCGCTGAACCGAGTGGACGCCCGGGTCTTCGGTCGGCGCGATCTCCTTGACGCCGCGGTCCTTCAGGTACCAGTCGTGAATCCGGCCGACGAACGGCGAGATCAACGTGACGCCCGCCTCGGCGCAGGCGACGGCCTGAGGAAAGCTGAACAGCAGCGTGAGGTTGCAGTGGATGCCCTCTTTTTCAAGCTGCTCGGCGGCCTTGATCCCCTCCCAGGTGGAGGCGATCTTGATCAAAATCCGCTTGCGATCGACGCCTTGCTTGGCGTAAAGCTCGATCAGCCGGTGCGCCTTGGCGACGGTCGCCTTGGTGTCGAACGACAGGTGCGCGTCGACTTCGGTCGAGACCCGGCCAGGGATGATCTCGAGAATCTCCTTGCCGAACCCCACCGCCAGCTTGTCGAGGCAGGCGTCGAGCTGCGCCTCGGGCGCGGTCTCGGTCGACTGCGCGAACTCGACCGCGTCCTGGACGATCCGCTGGTACTGCGGCATCTGGGCGGCTTTATAAAGCAGCGAGGGGTTCGTCGTCGCGTCCTGGGGACGGTACCGGGCGATGGCCTCGATGTCTCCGGTGTCGGCGACCACCACCGTCATGCCGCGCAACTGTTCCAGCAAGCTCATTTCCAGGTCCTCGATCGCTGTCGTCTCGGAAGAAACGTGTTCTCGTTCGGGGTCGATTGGGTCGCAGGTCATTATAGCGGTCCGAGGGTGGTTGCGAAAACGGAGAAGACGACGACCTGGCTGGGAGCGGGCGTCGAAGATGGTAAACTCGTCCGGTCGCGACCCGGACGAGGACGCTCGACGCCGACGTATGGGAACGCCGAAGCCTCGGGGAGAGGGA contains:
- a CDS encoding NPCBM/NEW2 domain-containing protein — translated: MQATILVLIALTGQFGQPGQPGQPGQPGQPKASGGTYARSLAAGRLDQPTLDAEGYGETKAFHREDDGLRVILAPGAKETGWKTPQQMRFGGDFTLSADFVVKKIPKPAIEDGVAIGLAIAFNDITQPDVTFIRLTETTGAEVYRAFDKASADPNQMQNQMMMQMQMGGMVMMRGGMPPGGKPPKPPRRTFPAAGESVRLELQREGQVIRFQVLDGKSAKPRYLGQIPTQGPMDIAAVKLFVVNRNGAEPINVLFKDLKLRADRISGLGATVRSVFDEVVYGEPTSIENGVLIVGGQPKTPAAGATPNPAAAMPAAMPPGMVTTRVRAGRVIAAPAGAMVVMAAPVAAAPVQVAAAPVQAAAPAAAAAAPAQAPAKPADPKKPADVFAADAAPSDVFADSKKPVDVFAADAAPSDVFADPAGLLAQATLPKPKAKIPLDEVESIRFERTPTLTARLIGQPNLDFTQAAPTPEEAAKAAEAAKKPDDPKKKADDKKPDGSDDVAAPAPGTTIVRTAKIDPKKNGIRDLQIALFGLRPSKIRQVMVNCQTDKGATVWQLDTTGSQSWPLVVHRAGTEISADLFLEPPPADCHQKSFTINITYEDNQSANANFQADKHCDPKLAVDPKTPGVEALDAWVYLTGDEKLFGKLGDVVDDKLHLATPWNDQLEIPLARVAAVHLGLLDRKETPESFAKRLKARGSEDLLLAQTRKGEVVAIAGVLESIKGDRLSFLYQGKSRSLPLKQVEGLIVAARSESRHDELRPTFTMAGEVAVSGRWKDLDATVWKVEAPWGQEMKLPAAEIQEVRFRGGKMTYLSDLEPTKVEEASYFGHRFPWRRNVGLTGDKLKMNGEIYERGIAVHSRSVLTYDLDGRFETFETLVGFDDAARGKGRVVCRVFADGKEIYANPDLRADAPPVALKLSVASAQQLRLEVDYGREQDTGDRVIWANARLFRSTAPKPVVAISR
- a CDS encoding DUF6582 domain-containing protein; the protein is MTARIKRREDVNPERGEHEYGDVVFADSVNNKYPIDSAEHVRAAWSYINHADNAAKYSADEVKTIKSRIKKAAKTHGVEISDD
- a CDS encoding ferritin-like domain-containing protein; translation: MTQQSSPSGSDKAVTREQLIALLNDDLAREYQAIIAYVVYSQVLKGPEYMAIAGELEIHAGEELAHALTIAKQIDYLGGMPCVTPKPVKTSEKAKEMLRFDLDNENETIRNYRQRVRQCETLGEYALAEQLRSILVQEQEHQIDLATALGVDVPDVTKPDERA
- a CDS encoding HAD family hydrolase, whose amino-acid sequence is MKTHDPTTAATATAFIFDLDGTLVDSVYQHVLAWHEALSQVGINLAVWTIHRKIGMSGGLMANAILRETGVVLSAEEAGSLVRLHAEAYARLSSQVVPLPGACELLAYLTEMRAPWAIATSARIAGARPTLEALGVPPGVPIVTRDEVAHAKPDPDLFLAAAERLNVPITSAVVVGDSVWDLLAARRARALGVGLLSGGYGQDELERAGAYRVYNDPADLLLHLDEVGLRSVPSTRPAAP
- a CDS encoding lipase family protein; amino-acid sequence: MLPLRPPPKETIEGLLPPPPDFPCFAHSDVVPFQPTALVSSVSATGSFQDVNAWWLADASLLVYGDAPSVKSRFNQSPLPGLGFSIDWIHDGDDIRGMVLSADDALVIVFRGTKLQLPGISSTNPPSIVDLILGNEDLKIDSRFLPAASRAGGLVHSGFLEAFARISDRLDAVVKTRSSEQKLWLAGHSLGGALAVLALAHLADDGPIEGVYTYGCPRVGDRAFVDSLPPCVHRRFVHREDVIAKLPPSWPFAYVDAGEFQAVPDVSPRALLSDLNQSFSNLATALKRSIEQKRLDVGAVPFSIGGLADHAPVYYATLLWNALAQGLNPD
- the tal gene encoding transaldolase, whose translation is MSLLEQLRGMTVVVADTGDIEAIARYRPQDATTNPSLLYKAAQMPQYQRIVQDAVEFAQSTETAPEAQLDACLDKLAVGFGKEILEIIPGRVSTEVDAHLSFDTKATVAKAHRLIELYAKQGVDRKRILIKIASTWEGIKAAEQLEKEGIHCNLTLLFSFPQAVACAEAGVTLISPFVGRIHDWYLKDRGVKEIAPTEDPGVHSVQRIYRYFKSHGYKTEVMGASFRNIGEIVELAGCDLLTIAPELLKTLEETDQPLTRRLSPDTKNGDAESKIHLDEKAFRWMLNEDAMATEKLSEGIRKFAADLVSLQKVVAKLMKQPVGV